Sequence from the Uloborus diversus isolate 005 chromosome 8, Udiv.v.3.1, whole genome shotgun sequence genome:
GGTACTAGTGTCAGACACATATAACTTGCCATCGAAAATGGACATCGTTAATAGCTTTATATTTGCTTGTGCATTGCAAGAAGTATACtttccacacacacaaacaaaataataagaataaaaataataataacaaataaaacagTAGAAAACAATAATTTCCTCACCCTTAACTGGGAAAGTGATTTTTTAAGTAGCTTAGGTGGAGATGTAGAGTGTAATTAACCGAAACCATATATGTGTTgcgtaattaataaaattaagcgAATTAAAGgttgaaatattaaaatgttgttaattgttaaaatgttattgTCCTATTTATGTGCATAGATGCTAGTGAAATAGTTCCGTGACACAATTAGGCATATACTGCTGTATGAAGAAAAATTGTATTAACTGCACCTTCTTTACTTTTGCATTATTTCATTTAATGTTCTTTTGCTTAATTGTGCAAGCTTTCTTACTTGGTTTCCTctgaaaataaatcacgaaaaaaaaaaacgtcaacgTGTAAAATTTAAGTCTTGTTAGTATGGaattcaaaacttgttttttttttttttttgcaaatatctcaaaaccttttttttctgcagataaTGCTCATTACCTTTCCACCGCAGTACAAAGCCAATATGaagcactgagaagcaaagggatgaaagtgacaaaattaaaaatttggagatagccagtacaaatggtagaggaacctctcctctgttttaaaGCAAAAGATAGTACTAGCAGCCCGGGTAGTTGATGTAatacatcatgatttagaaaaacgtgtcaataaaagcctaccttggaccccaactttaaacgcgttttactcaaaacttgaaaatgtccacaaaCATCCCtgtccttctcactgcctcatatgtagcgTAATTAAGTCCAACTCTTAAAGTGTTAAAATCACCTGTCATGACCAAGTAAGGATTAAAGTGCATAtcattttactataaattttaaCAGCAAACGTTCTAAAACATTGTTATTGTTTTAAGCATTCAAAAGGAAccaggtaaaaaaaatattccaacaaaaatgttgcttaaaatgACAATACCAGTAGCTTTGAACCCGCTCACTACAATTGGGACAGTTGGTACATTGGGGTAAGCTTTATCAAACAGTTAGGCTAGCTTATAGCTCGTATTTACGGCTCCTGGGTAAGGAGCTAAATAGTCATTTCTGCCTTAACTTTAGGTTCAACAGGCCATAGAATGCTCTTCCGGGCGGCTACAGCCAGCGAGCTGTGTTTTTGAATTTGCCATTGACTTTAAATTCGATACTAGCTATACATTTGtttataatgttttaaatttaatatttttaatgaagcaGACAAATCTGTTATTCTTTAAGGGGAAGTATTTAAGTAAGCGCGATCCAAAAAAATATTGGTGGTTCAACTATTTAATATACTCTTTTAATGATTGAACTTCtggtaatttttttaagcagttttaaaatgcaaaagtttattatttagaaggaaaaaaaaaacaatacgatcttttaaaaaaagtaaaaatcagtcCCAAACTCAAGTGAACAAAAATCAGATTctgaaaaaatgtgtgtgtgtatttttttttcaaggttttgcCTTGTCAACAAATGAACCGATTGATACGAGCAATGCGTTATTTTCTACCAGATACAACTGGTTAAATTACTGTCCACACTTTATTGTATTTGTTGAATGCATCCTACAAATTTACGTCACAAAATATAATTACACCTTCTTCcatcaattgttttatttgaaGAGTTCCTCATTTATTTTCCGCAATACagtttttcagaataaataattatgaagaagtaattgcatatttttttttttatctttgtgcAGTTCTTTTGTTGATTTTTGCTGAATCACTCAATTGTACGCATGCATTTCTAATATGTTAGGAAAGCATAATTATGTTTTTCTTTGTCCATgataattgtttttgcattttgcaaGTTTCTTCATATTCTTCATGTCACGGCTCATTACTTTTTAAGATTTAACATCTGTCACAAGCTTCAGAAGCAGACGAAGTTACTTGAAAAATTGTATTGTTATTGTCATTCCTTCTAATaatggggcttttttttttccttttagaagaTTTCCATATCCATTGATTGTACAAAGAAGAGAGAAGAACGAATTGATTGCGAAATGTAATGCGTCATAACAAGTTCTTTTCAAATGAACAAAAGTTGCTATGTTTTGAATAAACCATGTTTGATTAATTAACAACTAATCAtattatttgcaaatatttttttttttttcgaataagtcaagtttgtagttaaaattattttatttttggttttatgaTGATTTAAAAGGTTAATGTAGTTAAAACAcacatattcaaaaaataatccaAATTCTAAGaacaatcaatttgaaaaacataaaatgatACACATGAAATGAGATGACATTATAAATGATTTGTTTTCTTAGCTTGATTTTTTAGGAACCCAAAAAGAGCACTTGGATAATGAAAAGTTCAACATAAACAACAGTTGCACAGAATGAGTTTGTCTGAAGTAAGAGTCAAAGATCTCAGTTTTTCTCAGAGTCCAGTAGAGCAACTGGATGTAATAACTGTCGGATGTAATAAAGGCACAGGAGATGCTGAACATACTTATTAACTGATCTTGGTTTCACTGTCTACAACAACATTCATCGCaatgaacttaattttaattcaacaGAGTAGTGTGTGAAACAAAGTTAAATATAGGGAAAGGTTACCACCAAcggaccggttccatgactagaccgcgaagatatttcccgtaccagaatTTGTGCAGAGGCGGAATCAGTTTTAATAGCTTCCTTTGTCTGTGTTGcgcgtcaaagtaagtttctaaatttaaaaactcttaccatctatttaacttcttcaacgcttccaaaagtcgcggggcaatgaaatcatttgtactgaagtcttcagatattccttcgtgtagaaattgtgacacaaacacttgaacttttttaacttagaaaaatttaataacagcacaataaactacaatgttagttgcaaataaaaacttgttaattaataaacacaacataatgaagatatcggcaacgaactctctcgaaaataaaatctccagaattttgaatattacatactgctataagaactgctacgaggtgcgcgagtccggctaatttatttaaacttaactactcagttcagttcagttcttgggCGTTTTCCACACTGCCCACCTTGAGTTCAGGGCTCGGGACTCCGGAACTCAACTTCAATGCTGTCAGGCTAGGTGATGAACTGGTGGTGGTGGTGCAACACAAATCCTCAAGAACAGTCACAGGAGGGGTTTTAACTTTTGAAGCTCACAAGATGACACCGCTCCCAACTCCAGAGAACACAACTTTTTAACAGGACACCCGTTTTTGTCTTGACTTTAGCAACTCGCACACATCCATCCTTACTTGTGAACACTTCTAGAACTCTTCCGAGTGGCCAGTCAATTCTTTTACAGTTATCTGTCCACACGATAACTAAGTCACCAACTTTTAGAACTGGAGAATTATTTCTATTAGTCACAGGTTGTCGCAACTGTCCGAGATATTCCACTCGAAATCTCGAACGGAGATCTTTTCGTATTTTCTGTGTATACGCGTGacgtttatttaatttctgatgATCCAGCACATCTAAGTCTGGAACACCGATTTCTCTAATCTCTTGCAAAAACATAGAAGGTGTAATCGGGGTAAGATCTTGAACGTCATCACTAACGTAAGTCAACGGTCGCGAATTTATGATACTTTCACAGTCGCAGAGGACTGTTAACATCTCTTCATAATCCAACGATGTTTGAcccaaaacttttcttaaaattctcttCAAAACTCCTACTAACCTTTCCCAAAATCCTCCCCACCAGGGAGCAGAAGGGGGGATAAAAATCCAAGCAATAGAAGAAGCAGTAGTTTCATCTTgaatctttttccaatcaatcttGCTTAATTGGTTTTTTGCGCCAACGAAGTTCTTTCCGTTATCGGAATAGATAATTGACGGTCTGCCTCTTCTCGCGATGAATCTCCTCAACCCCAAAAGAAAGTTATCTGTAGACACTGAAGTCAACATCTCAACATGAACAGCTCTAAAAACAGCACAGGTAAAAATCAAAATCCAAACTTTTGAGTTATCTTTGAGGATCAAGGGTCCTGCTAGATCTATTCCTAGAATTTCGAAAACTGATGCATCTTTTACACGATTTTCCGGTAAAACACTTTCCTGAACTTCGGGCGGTTTAGAGTTGAATCTTCGACACACAATACAGGACTTGATTGCCTTCTTAATGGTTTTCCGGCTCTTCAAAATCCAGTACTTTTCTCGAAGCGCTGACATAAGCAGTTGTACGCCACAATGTCCTAACTCTTTATGTTTCCACCGAATGAGACTAAGGACAACCGGGTGTTCGGAGGGAAGTACAACTGGAAGCCGAAAATGCatgtcatcatctctaaaaaataTCTTCGTTTTCATTCGAATTAAGGCATCGTCGCCTACGATTGTATTGATCGATCTTAATCTTGCGTCAGCATTTCTTCCAAAAGCTTCTGattgaatttgctttaaaattactTGTTCAGCCTTTTGAAGCTCTTTACTGTCAAGAACACCAAATCGTCTatcttttttggattttttacaattttctacaAATCTGTAAATCCACGCGGTGATTCGTAGTAGTTTAACGTAAGAAGAATATCTGTAGTAGTATTTTCCCTTATCTTCGGAGTTAGTAGCTGTGATTATAACTTTCTTCTTTTCTGCGTTCACTACTTCCATGGCAGGCAGAAATTCGTCTTTCGGCCAATATTCGGCAGATCTCTTCAACCAGTCCGGTCCGCACAGCCATTCCGTACGCAATAGCTTTCCTAAGGTACATCCTCGGGACGGAATGTCAGCTACGTTCATTACTCCTGGTACGAATCTCCACTGTTCAATTTTTGTCAGTCTTCTGATTTCTTGAACACGATTTTCTACGAATGTTGCCCACGGGCCTTCCTTTTTTATCCAAAATAGCACATCCATAGAATCTGACCAAAAGACAGTTTTTACGGCTTCGAGACGTAAGTCGCATATGATGGTGTTTGCTAATCTAGCTCCAATCGAACAAGCTAAAAGTTCAAGACGAGGAATCGTAATCTTTTTTAAAGGAGCAACTCTAGCTCTAGCGGCAATCAAATGACAAGTTACTGGGGATCCAACTTGTTCCACTCTAAAATATATGCACGTAGCATAAGATGTCTTGCAAGCAtcacaaaaaatgtgtaaagttatGTCTTTAAGAGTAAATGGCAATTTGGATAAACGTCGGGATATTTTTAGACTGTACAATTTTGCAATCTCATTTTTCCACTTTTCGAAACGCTTCACTAATTCATCGGGAAGCCGAGAATCCCACGAAGCTTTGATTTTCCAACattcttgtaaaattattttgggtATCAAAGTTATTGGGCAAGTAAAACCAATCggatcgaaaatttgatgtgtaacggacaaaatagttctttttgtgATTGGTCcatctattgttatttttctgataTCGCACGACAGCGTGTCTTCAGCGGTGTTCCACAAAAGTCCTAAAACCGACACCGGTTCACTTTTTTCCAAGTTAGCGATTTCAGGAATTAATGCATTAATCTGCCAACCTCTAAGATCAAATTTTGCGGATGATAAAAGCCTACAAGAATGTTCACGGAAATTTTCTAATTCTGCTACGCTGTCTACGCTAGCCACACAATTATCCACATAAAGAGAATCTCTAAGTTTTTGCGCAGTTTC
This genomic interval carries:
- the LOC129228535 gene encoding uncharacterized protein LOC129228535, which produces MENKTETSSHYLPHRAVVKESSTTRIRPVFDGSAYLPGGLSLNDCIEKGPNLIELIPTILNRFRIGKFGVVADIRRAFLQIALQSADRDFLRFLWWAEGNPEKTVIYRHARVVFGVSCSPFLLAGTLAYHLDQAPDELKETAQKLRDSLYVDNCVASVDSVAELENFREHSCRLLSSAKFDLRGWQINALIPEIANLEKSEPVSVLGLLWNTAEDTLSCDIRKITIDGPITKRTILSVTHQIFDPIGFTCPITLIPKIILQECWKIKASWDSRLPDELVKRFEKWKNEIAKLYSLKISRRLSKLPFTLKDITLHIFCDACKTSYATCIYFRVEQVGSPVTCHLIAARARVAPLKKITIPRLELLACSIGARLANTIICDLRLEAVKTVFWSDSMDVLFWIKKEGPWATFVENRVQEIRRLTKIEQWRFVPGVMNVADIPSRGCTLGKLLRTEWLCGPDWLKRSAEYWPKDEFLPAMEVVNAEKKKVIITATNSEDKGKYYYRYSSYVKLLRITAWIYRFVENCKKSKKDRRFGVLDSKELQKAEQVILKQIQSEAFGRNADARLRSINTIVGDDALIRMKTKIFFRDDDMHFRLPVVLPSEHPVVLSLIRWKHKELGHCGVQLLMSALREKYWILKSRKTIKKAIKSCIVCRRFNSKPPEVQESVLPENRVKDASVFEILGIDLAGPLILKDNSKVWILIFTCAVFRAVHVEMLTSVSTDNFLLGLRRFIARRGRPSIIYSDNGKNFVGAKNQLSKIDWKKIQDETTASSIAWIFIPPSAPWWGGFWERLVGVLKRILRKVLGQTSLDYEEMLTVLCDCESIINSRPLTYVSDDVQDLTPITPSMFLQEIREIGVPDLDVLDHQKLNKRHAYTQKIRKDLRSRFRVEYLGQLRQPVTNRNNSPVLKVGDLVIVWTDNCKRIDWPLGRVLEVFTSKDGCVRVAKVKTKTGVLLKSCVLWSWERCHLVSFKS